Proteins encoded together in one Vibrio hippocampi window:
- the queG gene encoding tRNA epoxyqueuosine(34) reductase QueG has product MNLEQLTADIRIWAKELGFQKVGISDIDLLDQEPILEHWLSQGYHGEMAWMETHRDLRIHPDKLHPSTCRIISVRMDYLPEDAQFASNLENKHSGYISRYALGRDYHKLMRNQLKKLGQRIELETSKLGYRPFVDSAPVLERPIAQKAGLGWIGKHSLLLDKEAGSWFFLGELFIDLPLPVNSPVSNECGKCQACVTSCPTNAILDNGVIDARRCISYLTIEYSGVIPEEFRKAIGNRIYGCDDCQLVCPWNRQAPLSERPDFQRRNALQDIDLLALLAWDEARFLEQMQGSAIRRIGHEQWQRNIVIAIGNAAFKQAYVEALEQIKGQSALLDEHIDWAINQQLSQASFTDDRQNLRLIRVIRKGLPRDA; this is encoded by the coding sequence ATGAACTTAGAGCAGTTAACTGCCGACATAAGAATCTGGGCAAAAGAGCTTGGCTTTCAGAAAGTTGGCATCAGTGATATCGATCTTTTAGACCAAGAGCCTATTTTAGAGCATTGGCTAAGTCAGGGATATCACGGTGAAATGGCATGGATGGAGACCCATAGAGATCTTCGTATCCATCCCGATAAACTGCACCCAAGTACCTGTCGTATTATCAGTGTGCGTATGGATTACCTTCCTGAAGACGCTCAGTTTGCCTCTAACCTCGAGAACAAACATTCCGGTTATATCAGTCGCTACGCGCTAGGTCGCGATTATCATAAGTTGATGCGCAATCAACTAAAAAAGCTTGGTCAACGGATCGAACTTGAAACCAGCAAACTCGGCTACCGTCCGTTTGTAGACTCTGCCCCCGTGCTAGAAAGACCCATCGCTCAAAAAGCGGGATTAGGTTGGATTGGTAAACATTCGCTATTACTCGATAAAGAGGCTGGCTCGTGGTTCTTTCTCGGTGAACTGTTCATAGACCTCCCCTTACCCGTGAATTCTCCCGTCAGCAATGAATGTGGCAAATGCCAAGCGTGCGTAACCTCATGCCCTACGAATGCAATTTTAGACAATGGTGTCATTGATGCACGCCGCTGTATCTCTTATCTCACCATAGAATATAGTGGTGTGATTCCTGAAGAATTCCGAAAGGCTATTGGCAATCGTATTTACGGTTGCGATGACTGCCAATTGGTTTGCCCTTGGAACAGACAAGCACCGTTAAGTGAACGACCGGATTTCCAAAGAAGAAATGCATTACAGGATATCGATCTACTTGCTTTACTGGCGTGGGACGAGGCTCGCTTCTTAGAGCAAATGCAAGGCTCTGCAATCCGCCGTATCGGACATGAACAATGGCAAAGAAACATCGTTATTGCTATCGGTAATGCTGCTTTCAAACAAGCTTATGTTGAAGCCCTAGAACAAATAAAGGGTCAAAGTGCACTCTTAGATGAACATATTGACTGGGCAATCAATCAGCAACTGTCTCAAGCCTCCTTTACTGATGACCGCCAAAACCTGCGTCTTATCCGAGTCATTCGAAAGGGGCTTCCAAGAGATGCTTAA
- the rsgA gene encoding small ribosomal subunit biogenesis GTPase RsgA, with protein sequence MAKKKKLTKGQVRRVRSNQKKKLNQEDAFQWDETMLGNVKQGLVISRFGQHADIEDMETQEIHRCNLRRSIESLVSGDRVAWRIGMESMHGISGVVEAVEPRTSVLTRPDYYDGLKPVAANVDQMVIVSSVVPELSLNIIDRYLIASETLQIAPLIVLNKIDLLPEESREAFYAQLEIYKQIGYSVLCVSKESGEGIPELEQHLKDKTNIFVGQSGVGKSSLVNALMPELNVEEGEVSTNSGLGQHTTTAARLYHFPSGGDLIDSPGVREFGLWHLEAQEVTEAFVEFRPFLGGCKFRDCKHLDDPGCILREAVEDGKINSVRFDNYHRIIESMGEVKANRQFSRNKKADLN encoded by the coding sequence GTGGCGAAAAAGAAAAAACTGACCAAAGGTCAAGTACGTCGAGTACGCAGCAATCAAAAGAAGAAGCTCAACCAAGAGGATGCATTCCAATGGGATGAAACCATGCTTGGTAATGTTAAGCAGGGTTTAGTGATCTCTCGATTTGGTCAACATGCCGATATTGAGGATATGGAGACCCAAGAGATCCATCGTTGCAACCTACGTCGCAGTATCGAATCTCTAGTCTCTGGAGACAGAGTCGCTTGGCGGATTGGCATGGAGTCTATGCACGGTATTTCTGGTGTGGTTGAAGCGGTAGAACCAAGAACATCGGTACTGACTCGCCCAGATTATTACGATGGTCTAAAGCCAGTCGCTGCGAACGTCGATCAAATGGTGATCGTGTCATCCGTCGTGCCTGAGCTATCTCTGAACATTATTGACCGCTATTTGATTGCCTCAGAAACATTGCAAATTGCGCCACTGATTGTCCTCAATAAAATTGATTTATTGCCAGAAGAGAGCCGTGAAGCGTTTTATGCTCAGCTTGAGATCTACAAACAAATTGGTTACTCGGTTCTCTGCGTCAGCAAAGAGAGTGGCGAAGGTATCCCAGAACTCGAACAACACCTCAAAGATAAAACCAATATCTTCGTTGGTCAGTCTGGTGTGGGCAAATCTAGCCTAGTCAACGCACTCATGCCCGAGTTAAATGTTGAAGAAGGTGAAGTCTCTACTAATTCCGGTTTGGGGCAACACACGACAACCGCAGCAAGGTTGTATCACTTTCCGTCAGGGGGCGATTTGATCGACTCTCCGGGCGTTCGTGAGTTTGGGCTTTGGCATTTAGAAGCGCAAGAAGTCACCGAAGCCTTTGTTGAGTTTCGTCCTTTCCTCGGCGGCTGTAAATTCCGGGACTGTAAACACCTTGATGATCCCGGCTGTATACTCAGAGAGGCGGTAGAAGACGGTAAAATCAATTCGGTACGCTTTGATAACTACCATAGAATCATCGAGAGCATGGGCGAAGTAAAAGCTAACCGACAGTTTTCTCGCAACAAAAAAGCCGATCTAAACTGA
- the orn gene encoding oligoribonuclease — MSFSDDNLIWVDLEMTGLDPEQHKIIEIASIVTDSQLNILAEGPVIAISQPQQELDKMDDWCTNTHTNSGLVARVQASSITEQQAVEQTIAFLEQWVPKGKSPICGNSIGQDRRFLYKHMPELEEYFHYRYVDVSTIKELTRRWQPELLDGFSKAGTHLALDDIRESIAELKYYRENVFKI; from the coding sequence ATGTCTTTTAGTGATGACAACCTAATCTGGGTCGATCTTGAGATGACAGGACTGGATCCTGAGCAACATAAAATTATCGAAATCGCCAGTATCGTAACGGATAGTCAGCTTAATATTTTGGCGGAAGGACCAGTGATTGCCATTTCTCAACCTCAACAAGAACTGGATAAGATGGATGACTGGTGCACCAACACACATACCAACAGTGGTTTAGTGGCAAGGGTACAAGCGAGCAGCATTACTGAACAGCAAGCGGTTGAGCAGACGATTGCTTTTCTTGAGCAATGGGTACCAAAAGGGAAGTCACCTATTTGTGGTAACAGTATTGGTCAAGATCGTCGTTTTTTATATAAGCATATGCCTGAGCTTGAGGAGTACTTCCATTATCGCTATGTGGATGTGAGTACGATTAAAGAGTTGACTCGTCGTTGGCAGCCAGAACTGTTGGATGGTTTTAGCAAAGCGGGTACGCATTTGGCGCTGGATGACATTCGAGAATCAATTGCTGAACTCAAGTACTACCGAGAAAACGTGTTTAAAATCTAA
- the tsaE gene encoding tRNA (adenosine(37)-N6)-threonylcarbamoyltransferase complex ATPase subunit type 1 TsaE, with protein sequence MSTKKFALKDESETILIGTKLAALCSKQTTIYLHGDLGAGKTTFSRGFIQSMGHAGNVKSPTYTLVEPYQLALWNVYHFDLYRLGDPEELEFMGIRDYFSDDAICLVEWPEKGQGLLPEADLDIELKYADNAREIVLTANNEYGNRLVSQLELN encoded by the coding sequence ATGAGTACTAAAAAATTCGCCCTAAAGGATGAATCGGAAACGATTTTAATTGGAACTAAACTTGCCGCTCTTTGCTCAAAACAGACAACGATCTATTTGCATGGTGACCTAGGAGCGGGAAAAACCACATTTAGTCGTGGGTTTATCCAGAGCATGGGTCATGCAGGCAATGTGAAAAGTCCAACTTATACACTGGTAGAGCCGTATCAACTTGCTCTGTGGAATGTTTATCACTTTGACCTTTATCGTTTGGGCGATCCGGAAGAACTCGAATTTATGGGTATTCGTGACTATTTTTCTGATGATGCGATATGTCTGGTAGAGTGGCCTGAGAAAGGGCAAGGCTTATTACCTGAAGCAGATTTAGATATTGAACTTAAGTATGCGGACAACGCGAGAGAAATCGTGTTAACTGCCAATAATGAATATGGAAATAGGCTAGTCAGTCAATTGGAGCTAAATTGA